In Diabrotica undecimpunctata isolate CICGRU chromosome 4, icDiaUnde3, whole genome shotgun sequence, a single genomic region encodes these proteins:
- the LOC140438909 gene encoding activity-regulated cytoskeleton-associated protein-like, which yields MTALSTTQGTTPQMPQPEPLKPRITYVKPPQFSGRDTENPLNFLTKAENFLIKHKVDEDQWIDYLIDNSLHGDAKKWAQKFSYTDLPYTTFRDRLLRRYNDPAAISTLTSKLHGEHQRRDESTEEFINQKSALFRRLMPHTPEDQRCITIANLLRPDIAICLRANIPRTEEDLLTIAQGMECDIRRTGKPQQQQQQQQPYRPLRQDNAPRHPEAIDQWRNPSGQSEIEENLLQEFTMVDDADHRTLTPPDGRDEGTTAQPTAKDEQG from the exons atgacggccctaTCCACTACTCAAGGCACTACACCCCAGATGCCTCAACCTGAGCCACTGAAGCCCAGGATTACATATGTGAAGCCCCCTCAATTCTCAGGCCGGGACACTGAAAACCCTCTCAACTTCCTAACCAAAGCTGAGAATTTCTTAATCAAACATAAGGTAGACGAGGACCAATGGATCGACTACCTCATAGACAATTCCCTCCACGGCGATGCGAAGAAATGGGCTCAGAAATTCTCATACACGGACCTGCCATACACCACATTTCGAGACCGTCTACTAAGGAGATACAATGACCCTGCCGCAATTTCAACCCTGACGTCGAAGCTTCATGGAGAACATCAACGTAGAGACGAATCCACGGAGGAGTTCATTAACCAGAAATCTGCCTTATTCAGACGTCTCATGCCACATACCCCCGAGGACCAGAGGTGTATAACGATAGCGAACTTACTGAGACCCGACATCGCGATCTGCCTGAGAGCGAACATCCCCAGAACCGAGGAAGACCTTCTGACAATCGCCCAGGGCATGGAATGTGACATCCGCCGGACCGGCAAACCccagcagcagcagcagcaacaACAGCCGTACCGTCCCCTACGTCAGGATAACGCTCCACGACACCCTGAGGCGATAGACCAATGGAGGAACCCCAGCGGACA gagcgagATTGAAGAGAATCTCCTCCAAGAGTTCACGATGGTGGACGATGCTGACCATAGGACCCTGACCCCTCCGGACGGACGGGATGAAGGAACCACAGCGCAGCCGACCGCCAAAGATGAACAAGGATAA